The segment CCATAAGTCAGTTCAGTGTATACTTGCTTTTGTGTAACTAAAAATTCTAAATAACGACGAGCAGTGGAACGGCTCACACCAATATTTTTGCCTAGCAGTTCAGCTGTACTACCATCCTCTATTGAACTTAAGTAATTGATCACATGATTCATTGTTGTTGGATCAATGCCCTTTGGTAATAGCAGCTGTGTATCTTTTGGGATAGCTGAAGCTGCTTTTGGCCAAAGATATTGAATTTTTTCTTGTGTAAACTTCTCATTATTTTGAAGCAATAGATGTTTGAAACGGAATTTTTCTATACTTTCTTTTAGCTGATCGAATGTAAATGGCTTTAAAATATAGTCCGTGACTTTTTTTCGATAAGCCTTCTGGACAATATGTGCCTCGGTGGCTGCGGTAATTAAAATAATGCTACTTGTTGGGCTTATTTCATTGATTTTATCAATTAAATCAACGCCAAGTATATCTGGTAAAAATACGTCAAGTAAGATAAGCTGTGGTGAAAATGATTGGAGCCAATCTAAAGCTTCTTCACCAGTGTTTGCACGTGCAATGACTGTAAAGCCTTCAATTTTTTCTAAAAAACGACAATGTACGTCTGCTACACGTGCATCATCTTCAATTACTAGCACTTCAATATCATTCATGGA is part of the Lysinibacillus sp. FSL K6-0232 genome and harbors:
- a CDS encoding response regulator, with translation MNDIEVLVIEDDARVADVHCRFLEKIEGFTVIARANTGEEALDWLQSFSPQLILLDVFLPDILGVDLIDKINEISPTSSIILITAATEAHIVQKAYRKKVTDYILKPFTFDQLKESIEKFRFKHLLLQNNEKFTQEKIQYLWPKAASAIPKDTQLLLPKGIDPTTMNHVINYLSSIEDGSTAELLGKNIGVSRSTARRYLEFLVTQKQVYTELTYGTVGRPERRYFISK